The following are encoded in a window of Salinigranum halophilum genomic DNA:
- a CDS encoding Sec-independent protein translocase subunit TatA/TatB, with protein sequence MFDVILFPGLPGGPELLIVLFVLVLLFGANKIPKLARSTGQAMGEFQRGRQEIEEELKEMEKQPDEDDEEFEARKREKERELEEAETDETASSS encoded by the coding sequence ACTGTTCCCGGGGCTGCCGGGTGGGCCGGAGCTGCTCATCGTGCTGTTCGTGCTCGTCCTGCTGTTCGGGGCCAACAAGATCCCCAAGCTCGCTCGGTCGACCGGGCAGGCGATGGGCGAGTTCCAGCGAGGCCGCCAGGAGATAGAAGAGGAACTGAAAGAGATGGAGAAACAGCCGGACGAGGACGACGAGGAGTTCGAGGCGCGCAAGCGCGAAAAGGAGCGCGAACTCGAAGAGGCCGAGACCGACGAGACCGCATCCAGCAGCTAA